A part of Nitrososphaerota archaeon genomic DNA contains:
- a CDS encoding TrkA C-terminal domain-containing protein — translation MGDSLEENKSEPLSLREILKKMRETSELMVDLAYSAILFQDKDLAEELLDLEKYIDHLTYKLWEVSAIAIRDPEEAEKMAAIIKVGSAVDEISNALADIVPIIERGLELHPLIGSVLEKVRHKHGRARIFKDSILVGWKLGSLNLEVKLGLDIIAIKRMNEWIINPGDEEILRVNDCVIVEGSEVGISKFIDLAEGRVKEVPKSEYGES, via the coding sequence ATGGGCGATTCTTTAGAAGAAAATAAAAGTGAGCCGTTATCTTTACGTGAAATCCTTAAAAAAATGAGAGAAACTAGTGAATTAATGGTTGATTTAGCTTATTCAGCTATTCTTTTTCAAGATAAAGATTTAGCTGAAGAATTGCTTGATTTAGAAAAATATATAGATCACTTAACTTATAAATTATGGGAAGTTTCAGCTATTGCTATAAGAGACCCAGAAGAAGCTGAAAAAATGGCTGCAATAATAAAAGTAGGTTCTGCTGTAGATGAAATATCAAATGCATTAGCAGATATTGTGCCAATTATAGAAAGAGGACTTGAATTGCATCCATTAATAGGAAGTGTTCTTGAAAAAGTTAGACATAAACATGGAAGAGCTAGAATATTTAAAGATTCAATACTTGTTGGATGGAAATTAGGAAGTTTAAATTTAGAAGTAAAATTAGGCTTAGATATTATAGCTATAAAAAGAATGAATGAATGGATTATAAATCCTGGTGATGAAGAAATATTAAGAGTAAATGATTGTGTTATAGTAGAAGGCTCTGAAGTTGGGATATCAAAATTTATTGATTTAGCTGAAGGAAGAGTAAAAGAGGTGCCAAAAAGTGAGTATGGAGAAAGTTGA